From the Vibrio algarum genome, one window contains:
- the yqfB gene encoding N(4)-acetylcytidine aminohydrolase has protein sequence MTFFERFETDILSGKKTITIRDESEKDYEINSVVQVSTYETGRWFCALKIVSVTAIQFDDLTEFHAQQENMSLPELKAVIREIYPNVDSLYVIAYYLV, from the coding sequence ATGACATTCTTTGAGCGATTTGAAACCGATATTTTATCGGGTAAAAAGACCATCACCATCCGAGATGAATCAGAAAAAGACTATGAAATAAACTCGGTTGTTCAGGTGTCGACTTATGAAACTGGCCGTTGGTTTTGTGCTTTGAAAATTGTATCGGTAACCGCGATTCAGTTCGATGATCTGACAGAATTTCATGCTCAGCAGGAAAACATGTCACTTCCAGAACTGAAAGCAGTTATTCGTGAAATTTATCCCAATGTCGATAGCTTATACGTTATTGCTTATTACCTCGTTTAA
- a CDS encoding EAL domain-containing protein, which produces MIAADNAMYEAKRNKRHSACYYTDEIGDKISERNQLSSKLRHAIENEQLYLVFQPIICSNSGTIKGYEALTRWNLDGTHINPELVVSLAEDIGASEIFYKWLIKTALKETSHFLKQSQFVAINVSAKQFLDEYFLTNTRQFLSMYDDFLIELEITETSLLTDFEETTYRIDELNKLGIKVMIDDFGTGYSSLSRLKHLNVDKIKIDRSFLLDAEIDPKSAGIYESIVGLAQKLDIDVVAEGIETTQQFAFLGQFSPIYMQGYLFQKPLPKEKQRPEAEIRSIILKTDD; this is translated from the coding sequence TTGATCGCAGCCGATAACGCAATGTACGAAGCAAAAAGAAATAAACGACACTCCGCTTGCTACTATACCGATGAAATAGGAGATAAAATTTCAGAACGAAATCAATTATCTTCGAAGCTAAGACATGCGATTGAAAACGAACAACTTTATTTGGTTTTTCAACCTATCATATGCAGTAATTCTGGCACAATTAAAGGTTATGAAGCACTAACTCGTTGGAATCTCGACGGCACTCATATCAACCCTGAATTGGTTGTTTCACTGGCAGAAGACATCGGCGCTTCTGAAATATTCTATAAATGGCTTATAAAAACAGCCTTGAAAGAGACTTCCCACTTTTTAAAACAGTCTCAATTTGTCGCTATTAACGTATCAGCTAAACAATTTTTAGATGAATACTTCTTAACCAACACGCGTCAGTTCCTCTCAATGTATGACGACTTCTTAATTGAATTGGAAATTACGGAAACTTCATTGCTTACCGACTTCGAAGAAACCACATACAGAATTGATGAGTTAAATAAATTGGGTATCAAGGTGATGATTGATGATTTTGGTACAGGCTATTCTTCGTTAAGCCGCTTAAAACACCTAAACGTCGATAAAATTAAAATTGATCGCTCTTTCTTATTAGACGCTGAAATCGACCCTAAAAGTGCAGGGATTTATGAGAGCATCGTTGGACTCGCTCAAAAATTAGACATTGATGTTGTAGCGGAAGGTATTGAAACAACCCAACAGTTTGCTTTCCTTGGCCAGTTTTCCCCTATTTACATGCAAGGTTACCTATTCCAAAAACCTTTACCTAAAGAGAAACAAAGACCTGAAGCTGAAATTAGATCAATTATTTTAAAAACAGATGATTAG
- a CDS encoding AzlD domain-containing protein encodes MILLSIFAMAGLVFFSRYLFLEPKLPIKLNHTTQRLLAYSSPAILTAIWAPIVFIRDGDLAISPTNPYLLGALFAAVMVWKTKNVLWTTVVSMALFLILKLAVFV; translated from the coding sequence ATGATCCTACTGTCCATATTTGCTATGGCTGGCCTAGTATTTTTTAGCCGTTATCTATTTTTAGAGCCTAAGCTACCTATTAAACTCAATCACACTACTCAAAGATTACTGGCTTATTCAAGCCCTGCTATATTAACCGCTATTTGGGCACCGATTGTATTTATCAGAGATGGAGATCTTGCGATTTCCCCGACTAATCCTTATTTGCTTGGCGCACTCTTTGCGGCAGTAATGGTGTGGAAAACCAAGAATGTGCTTTGGACGACCGTTGTTAGCATGGCTCTGTTTTTGATATTGAAGTTAGCGGTGTTTGTTTAA
- a CDS encoding AzlC family ABC transporter permease translates to MSNKRLFWQGAVAIFPLCVAVIPWGFLVGSFAMDVGLSPFEGQALSAILFAGSAQLVAVGMFKAGVGLSTMLLTTFFITSRHFLYSVSMRGKIAPLPIKWRLLLGFLLTDELFAVVGNQTPERFKPWYALGAGLSFYLVWNIATLVGIVAGSQIPNLDRFGLEFAVAATFIALVVPTIKDSPILVSVLVALVLSVAMAYFSIEGGLIISSVCGMVSGFACESLMRNKKLKHNTQSDQSIEGER, encoded by the coding sequence ATATCGAATAAACGGTTATTTTGGCAGGGAGCTGTCGCTATATTTCCACTTTGTGTAGCGGTGATACCATGGGGATTTCTTGTGGGATCGTTTGCTATGGATGTTGGGCTGAGTCCCTTTGAAGGACAGGCGCTGTCAGCCATATTATTTGCGGGCTCTGCTCAATTGGTTGCCGTTGGGATGTTCAAAGCGGGAGTAGGGTTAAGTACTATGCTTCTCACTACGTTTTTCATTACATCCAGACATTTTCTGTATAGTGTTTCTATGCGAGGAAAGATTGCGCCTCTGCCGATTAAGTGGCGATTATTACTCGGTTTTTTGCTTACAGATGAATTGTTTGCTGTCGTTGGTAACCAAACGCCAGAGAGATTTAAGCCCTGGTACGCGTTAGGTGCTGGGTTAAGTTTTTATCTGGTCTGGAATATCGCAACCTTGGTGGGTATCGTTGCGGGAAGCCAGATACCGAATTTAGATCGATTTGGACTGGAATTCGCCGTTGCAGCGACTTTTATTGCTTTGGTTGTCCCTACTATAAAAGATAGTCCTATTCTCGTCTCTGTTCTTGTCGCGTTAGTTCTGTCGGTTGCTATGGCGTATTTCAGTATTGAAGGTGGACTTATAATATCCAGCGTCTGCGGTATGGTTAGTGGTTTTGCTTGTGAGTCCCTAATGAGGAATAAAAAGCTTAAGCATAATACTCAAAGTGATCAGAGCATAGAAGGTGAAAGATGA
- a CDS encoding tetratricopeptide repeat protein, whose protein sequence is MKNLLVLFVALFISFSGVAAEKYSESDILERPLVERYILDELKALRQDQQDLERRMVIQITDRELEVADKSMNYANVTVTYFFYIIAGVASLIALVGWQSLKEMKQSTKEMADARLNKLAKEYETKFLALERDLKRKTRIISENNQEIEIINEVHNLWLRAQNAQTPEQKMEVCDEILQIRPGDLEALTYKADAAMEMSEYHWAMSLCNRVLEVDDKNAHALYQRACSYARLGAEEQAIYDLHRSIEVSASIRELAAEEPDLESLRGNLQFDSLIEGAEGSQV, encoded by the coding sequence ATGAAAAATTTATTGGTGCTTTTTGTAGCTCTATTTATCTCTTTTAGTGGTGTAGCAGCAGAAAAATACTCTGAAAGTGATATTTTGGAGCGCCCACTTGTTGAGCGCTATATATTGGACGAGTTGAAAGCGCTTAGGCAAGATCAGCAAGACCTTGAACGTAGAATGGTTATTCAAATCACCGACCGTGAATTGGAAGTTGCCGATAAGTCCATGAATTATGCAAATGTTACCGTAACGTATTTCTTTTATATTATTGCTGGAGTTGCCTCGCTTATTGCATTAGTTGGTTGGCAGTCTTTGAAAGAAATGAAGCAAAGTACCAAAGAAATGGCTGATGCGCGTCTAAATAAACTGGCGAAAGAGTACGAAACCAAATTCCTAGCGCTTGAGCGAGATCTTAAGCGTAAAACGCGTATTATTTCTGAAAATAACCAAGAAATTGAGATTATTAACGAAGTACACAACCTTTGGTTACGGGCACAAAATGCGCAAACACCCGAACAGAAAATGGAAGTTTGTGACGAGATACTTCAAATTCGCCCAGGAGATTTAGAAGCACTGACTTACAAAGCGGATGCAGCGATGGAAATGAGCGAATATCATTGGGCGATGAGCCTATGTAATCGAGTGCTTGAAGTTGATGACAAAAATGCACATGCGTTATATCAAAGGGCTTGTTCATATGCTCGTCTTGGAGCAGAAGAGCAAGCGATATACGACCTTCATCGTTCCATTGAAGTAAGTGCTTCTATACGTGAACTGGCAGCAGAAGAACCGGATCTAGAGTCATTACGTGGTAATTTACAATTTGATTCCTTGATTGAAGGGGCTGAAGGTAGCCAAGTTTGA
- the fusA gene encoding elongation factor G, whose protein sequence is MPVNKIRNIAFIGQTGTGKTSLIERLLFESKTINTLGRVEKGDTVTDFDPQSIQYKHSIEATPIALCWDNHRMNYIDTPGQAELLGRTFSIFPAVESTALVLDANTPLNQVSDRLFAFAKEQKKCQMIVVNKIDLNSNKVVELMADIAEHFGDSCLPINLPSEDGTSVVDCYFEPKYDTATLFDNVTMAHESLVDQVIEVDEELMEVYLEQGSELSPNQLHDPFEESLRTGHIIPICFVSAETGAGVEQLLRILAEIMPMPNEGNPPLLEKEGKQVKVNCDSLEHSVAHVYKISVDPYMGKLAYIRLFQGEINAGSQLYIGESNKAFKVGHLYQLQGKQRREIQKAIAGDYCVLAKVDDLFFDSVVHDSHEEDGIHMRTLSFPQSMYSLVVKPKKRGDEQKLSEILNRISAEDPSIRIEHRVRTNETLISGQGEFHLKVALEKMAMVYKLEVETSQPSVEYFETITKPAEGQYRHKKQSGGAGQFGEVQLKVRPLERGAGFSFVNKVVGGSIPTSLIPAVEKGVWQALEDGAISGNPIKDIEVTVYEGKYHSVDSKEIAFVIAGKKAFLDAVNKADPIVLEPIVQLDLHIPTQCVGDVSGDLSGNRGLIEGSQPEPNNFTLLKAKSPINELQEYSRRIRAITGGEGTFSMTLSHYEPAPPAVQKKVCKEATQ, encoded by the coding sequence ATGCCCGTAAATAAAATCCGCAATATCGCTTTTATCGGCCAAACTGGTACCGGTAAAACCAGCCTTATAGAGCGCCTACTGTTCGAATCTAAAACTATTAATACGCTTGGACGCGTTGAGAAAGGGGATACCGTTACTGATTTTGATCCGCAGTCAATTCAGTATAAACATAGTATTGAGGCAACGCCCATCGCATTGTGTTGGGATAACCACAGGATGAATTACATTGATACGCCAGGTCAAGCAGAACTGCTTGGTCGTACCTTTAGTATCTTTCCAGCGGTTGAATCTACGGCACTGGTTCTCGATGCGAATACCCCTTTAAACCAAGTTTCTGATCGATTATTTGCCTTTGCTAAAGAGCAAAAAAAATGTCAAATGATTGTGGTAAACAAAATCGATCTTAATTCAAATAAAGTCGTAGAACTGATGGCTGATATAGCAGAGCACTTTGGCGACAGCTGCTTACCCATTAACTTGCCATCTGAAGATGGGACTTCGGTCGTCGATTGTTATTTTGAGCCTAAATACGATACGGCTACTCTCTTCGACAATGTAACGATGGCTCACGAAAGCCTCGTTGACCAAGTGATAGAAGTTGATGAAGAGTTAATGGAAGTCTATTTAGAGCAGGGTTCTGAGCTTAGCCCCAACCAATTACACGATCCGTTTGAAGAGTCATTAAGAACTGGCCATATTATCCCGATCTGTTTTGTATCGGCAGAAACAGGCGCTGGTGTAGAGCAGTTATTGAGAATATTAGCTGAAATCATGCCAATGCCGAATGAAGGAAATCCTCCTCTATTAGAAAAAGAAGGGAAACAAGTTAAAGTGAATTGTGACTCTTTGGAGCACAGTGTCGCACATGTTTATAAAATCAGTGTTGACCCTTATATGGGGAAATTAGCTTATATTCGCCTTTTCCAAGGTGAAATTAATGCGGGTAGTCAGCTTTATATTGGTGAAAGTAATAAAGCATTTAAAGTGGGTCACCTTTATCAGTTGCAAGGTAAGCAGAGAAGAGAAATTCAAAAAGCAATCGCTGGTGATTATTGTGTATTAGCTAAGGTTGATGATTTGTTCTTTGATTCGGTTGTCCACGATTCACATGAAGAAGATGGCATTCATATGCGTACACTTAGTTTTCCTCAATCTATGTATAGCTTAGTGGTGAAACCTAAAAAGCGCGGTGACGAACAGAAACTATCTGAGATATTGAATCGTATCTCAGCAGAAGACCCTTCAATTAGAATTGAGCACAGAGTTCGGACAAATGAGACACTGATTAGCGGGCAAGGTGAATTTCATCTAAAAGTGGCCTTAGAAAAAATGGCTATGGTTTATAAACTTGAAGTAGAAACCAGTCAACCGAGCGTAGAGTATTTTGAAACCATAACCAAACCAGCAGAGGGGCAGTACCGCCATAAAAAACAGAGTGGAGGTGCCGGTCAGTTTGGTGAAGTTCAACTTAAAGTTCGTCCATTGGAGCGTGGTGCTGGGTTTAGTTTCGTAAATAAAGTTGTTGGAGGCTCTATCCCGACATCGTTAATTCCTGCGGTAGAAAAAGGCGTTTGGCAGGCACTCGAAGACGGGGCAATTTCAGGTAATCCAATTAAGGATATTGAAGTAACGGTTTACGAGGGTAAGTACCATTCGGTCGATTCAAAAGAAATCGCTTTTGTCATTGCAGGCAAGAAAGCCTTTTTGGATGCAGTTAATAAGGCAGATCCCATCGTATTAGAGCCTATTGTGCAATTGGATCTGCATATCCCTACACAGTGTGTAGGGGATGTGTCTGGTGATCTTTCTGGTAATCGGGGCTTGATTGAAGGTAGTCAACCTGAACCCAATAACTTCACATTGCTTAAAGCGAAATCTCCTATAAATGAGCTACAAGAATACTCGCGCCGTATTCGAGCTATCACAGGTGGAGAAGGCACTTTTAGTATGACTTTGAGTCATTATGAACCTGCTCCTCCTGCGGTACAGAAAAAAGTGTGTAAGGAAGCAACTCAATAG
- a CDS encoding tripartite tricarboxylate transporter permease: MDILSIFTGMLWQIFTSPTLVLILVGSTFLGIIFGAMPGLTATLGVALLTTLTYGLDSQTALLALLAIYVGGVYGGMYTAILLNIPGTAASAATAMDGYPMAKKGQVGRAFGLTTTSSLIGSFIGMIFVALLSPVIAQAALQFTSYEYFLLALFGILISGSLTSPDLAIKGWVAGLFGIWLSTIGQDHMQMYPRFTFGMHELDNGIDVVPVLIGAFGMPQIMSVLESKMKMGKMGSSFGKLLPDFKTMYKNTKNIVSSALIGVGIGAVPGIGEDIAAWVAYGVARKTNKNPEEFGTGKAEGVIATATANQACVGGAMIPLLSLGIPGSPPAVMLLGALMLHNIAPGPMLLKTNPTFIPEVTAILFAAAIAMWICGMILSKQVIYILRIPQTLFMPLIAVLCVIGSFALGLRVFNLYLMGIIGVISYFFMKLRIPIAPLVIGVILGPMADTSLRTGLKTTGGSLWPMVERPISLALVVIILLILSSQIPAFNKLIRYLFGSVKRALATSS; encoded by the coding sequence ATGGATATTTTATCTATATTTACCGGTATGCTTTGGCAAATATTTACTTCGCCAACGTTAGTGCTCATATTGGTCGGCAGTACCTTTCTCGGTATTATTTTTGGCGCGATGCCCGGTTTAACGGCAACGCTCGGTGTGGCGTTATTAACCACGCTCACCTATGGCTTAGATAGTCAAACGGCGTTGCTTGCCTTGCTCGCCATCTACGTTGGTGGCGTGTACGGTGGTATGTATACCGCTATTTTACTTAACATTCCGGGCACGGCTGCATCGGCGGCTACCGCAATGGATGGCTACCCGATGGCCAAAAAAGGGCAGGTGGGGAGAGCGTTCGGTTTAACCACAACGTCATCGTTGATCGGCTCGTTTATTGGAATGATTTTTGTGGCACTGCTTTCTCCTGTGATTGCTCAAGCCGCTTTGCAGTTCACCTCTTACGAATACTTTTTACTCGCCCTGTTTGGCATCTTGATCAGTGGCAGTTTGACCTCGCCAGATCTGGCAATAAAAGGTTGGGTTGCGGGTTTATTTGGTATTTGGTTATCCACCATTGGTCAAGACCACATGCAGATGTACCCACGTTTCACTTTTGGGATGCACGAGCTTGATAATGGTATCGATGTAGTGCCTGTGCTTATCGGTGCTTTTGGTATGCCACAAATCATGTCGGTGTTGGAATCTAAAATGAAGATGGGCAAGATGGGTTCTTCGTTTGGTAAACTGCTGCCTGACTTCAAAACCATGTACAAGAACACCAAAAACATCGTTTCATCTGCTTTGATTGGTGTGGGTATCGGTGCGGTGCCGGGTATTGGTGAAGATATTGCCGCTTGGGTTGCGTACGGTGTTGCGAGAAAAACCAATAAGAACCCAGAAGAATTTGGTACAGGTAAAGCCGAGGGTGTGATTGCCACTGCAACCGCTAACCAAGCGTGCGTGGGTGGGGCGATGATCCCACTACTGAGTTTAGGTATTCCGGGATCACCACCTGCGGTAATGTTGTTAGGGGCATTGATGTTACATAATATAGCGCCAGGCCCAATGCTGCTTAAGACTAATCCGACCTTCATTCCAGAAGTGACGGCGATACTGTTTGCTGCAGCAATTGCAATGTGGATCTGTGGCATGATCTTGTCTAAGCAGGTTATTTACATCCTACGTATCCCACAAACGTTGTTCATGCCATTGATTGCGGTATTGTGTGTTATCGGTTCGTTTGCCTTGGGTCTTCGTGTATTCAACCTTTACTTAATGGGTATCATTGGGGTTATTTCTTATTTCTTTATGAAACTCAGGATCCCAATTGCACCACTGGTGATTGGGGTCATATTAGGGCCAATGGCAGATACCTCATTGAGAACGGGCTTGAAAACAACGGGTGGTAGCTTGTGGCCAATGGTTGAACGTCCTATCTCACTTGCGCTTGTCGTGATTATTCTATTAATCCTATCAAGCCAAATTCCAGCGTTTAACAAACTCATTAGGTACCTATTTGGCTCAGTAAAACGTGCTTTAGCGACCAGTTCTTAA
- a CDS encoding tripartite tricarboxylate transporter TctB family protein, producing the protein MSESMKDFDDGSLLEEKARQEEELALHGWDFIFSAVVIVFSIFIIAHSLTMPFSGTVGGVKTTWYESPGLLPLFIGAALLLAGIVLFVNNAKENGRTLFMERIKDVNPSGFLISGGGILTYIYIMITWYDFFLASLVFLLFYIGLYYLDEPKISSKLIKLYSAFMVLSVAIFGSGLDETINAGYEFTTDIILIVAAIAIFALFKISEKQYGAEFKRKVKVLALVSFLFPLVICPIFRYFLLVPLPKEGIVVEQVLNTTYFKYAGQKEVKEGKTLSADETAELDDAF; encoded by the coding sequence ATGTCAGAGTCAATGAAAGACTTCGATGATGGCTCGCTATTAGAAGAAAAAGCAAGACAAGAAGAAGAGCTTGCCCTTCATGGCTGGGATTTTATTTTTTCAGCTGTTGTTATTGTTTTTTCTATATTTATTATTGCTCACTCACTGACGATGCCCTTTTCTGGCACCGTAGGTGGGGTTAAAACAACGTGGTACGAATCACCGGGCTTGTTACCACTCTTTATTGGTGCGGCTTTATTGCTCGCTGGCATCGTATTGTTTGTAAATAATGCGAAAGAAAACGGCCGTACATTGTTTATGGAAAGGATCAAAGATGTTAATCCATCGGGCTTTCTTATCTCAGGTGGTGGGATCCTGACTTATATCTACATCATGATCACTTGGTATGATTTCTTTTTAGCATCACTTGTCTTTCTTCTGTTTTATATCGGTTTGTACTATTTAGATGAACCTAAAATCTCGTCAAAACTCATCAAGTTGTATTCGGCCTTCATGGTTCTATCTGTTGCTATCTTTGGCTCAGGTTTAGACGAAACAATCAATGCTGGGTACGAATTTACCACCGACATTATTTTGATCGTGGCTGCTATCGCTATTTTTGCGCTGTTTAAAATCAGTGAAAAACAGTATGGCGCAGAGTTTAAACGAAAGGTAAAAGTTCTTGCTTTGGTCTCATTTCTCTTCCCATTGGTGATTTGCCCCATTTTCCGCTACTTCCTTTTAGTACCGTTACCAAAAGAAGGCATTGTCGTTGAGCAAGTGTTGAACACCACCTACTTTAAGTACGCAGGTCAAAAAGAAGTGAAAGAAGGCAAAACCTTGTCAGCGGACGAAACGGCAGAGCTGGATGATGCTTTCTAA